The sequence AAAAATCAAATATTAACTGAAAAAGCAAGAATATATGAAAAATCTTTAATGGAAAATAAGTTTAACACTGCTAATTTTTCTGTAAGTGATAAAACTATTGAACCAGTTTTAAATAAATTAAAAGAAATAATTTTTGAAAAAGATGAATATAAATTTACATATATGGATGTAATATCTCAAGTAGTAAATTTATTCTTCCAAGAAGGAAAAGGATATACTGAAGAATTCCAAACTAAAGTAAGAACTTTACTAGAAACTGATTTAGATAAAAAAATTAGAATTAAAGATAAAGCATTAGAAGCTGGATTATCATTAAATCAAGATTTATTACCAAAATATCAATTAGAATATATAGCTGAAGATTATGTTTCTCAATTATTAGGGTCATATAAAGCTAGTGAAGAAGAAATGAGAGCTATATTTAATAAATATGAAGGTGCATTTGATATACCACATACTGTGAGTGGTGAAATAATAGGTATGGCATTTATACCAAATGATGAAGATGCTAAAGAAACTGAAGCTAAGGTTGCAGAATTAATGAAAACAATTACTAAAGAAAATTTTGCTGAAAAAGCAAAAGAATTATCTAAAGACCCAGGAAGTGCACAAAATGGTGGAGATTTAGGTAAGGCAAATATTAATAATTATGTACCTGAGTTTAAAGAAGCAGTTGCAAAAGCTGAAGCAGGAACTATAGTAGGACCTGTAAAAACACAATTTGGATATCACATTATCTTAGTTGAAGAAAAAGATAAAGATAATAAAGATATTGCAACATTAAAACATATATTAATAGGTGTTGAACCTGGAGATAAAACTAAAGAAGAAACTAAAGGTAAAGTTTTAGAAATAAAAGATTTAATTACAAGTAAAAAATTAACTTGGGAAAATATTACTAGTGATACAACTGGTAAGTATAAAGAATTTGGTATTAAAGATCATTTCTCAAAAATAAAAGAAAATGATAAATTACCTGTAGTTGGTTATGATAAAGCTATTAATTCAAAATTATTCTCAGCAAATGTAGGGGAATTTATAGAAATATCATTAGAAGATTCTTTTGTAATTATTCAAAAAACAGAAGATATACCATATAAAAAAGTTGGATTTGATGAAGTAAAAGAAAAATTAAACTACATCGCAGCAACTGAATATGTTACAAAACATTTATTAGAAATATAATTTGAATAAGGACAATCTTTTTTTAGATTGTCCTTATTAAAAAAATGGAGTGTAAAATGGGAAAAAAAATATCACCATATATATTGATAGTATTTTCATTCATATCAATAATTATATTAGGTGCAATCTTATTAACATTTAGAATTAGTCTTAAAAATGGAATAAATATTACTTTTTTTGATGCATTATTTACTGCTACGTCCGCTGTAACTGTTACAGGTTTAAGTGTATTAGATGTAAGCAAAACGTTTAATGGATTTGGTAGGGTAATAATATTAATATTAATACAACTTGGAGGATTAGGAGTATTAACTTTTTCTTCACTTATTGTTTTGCTAATTTCTAAAAAAATAGGATATTATACCAAAAAATTAGTTAGGGAAGATTTAAATTTTGAAGATAAATTAGATATTTATTTATATATTAAAAAAGTTGCTATGGTAGTATTTGGAATAGAATTACTAGGAGCGTTCTTTTTACTAACAGATTTTTTAAAAAAATATAGTTTAGGTAAAGCAATTTTTTATTCGATTTTTCATTCTATTTCGGCGTTTTGTAATGCAGGTTTTTCTTTATATAGTGATAATTTAGAGGGGTTTGTTGATAATATATATGTAAATATTATTATTGCATTATTAATATTTACAGGTGGGGTAGGATTTGCAGCAAT is a genomic window of Streptobacillus felis containing:
- a CDS encoding peptidylprolyl isomerase produces the protein MALKKMGRPMKIITVFIAIAMLIPVFMSAYTYFTNKESKTVILKIDGEKIYKEDFEQKFADFSKQIEGLNEQVIKANNLDKEKFEALPEEITKGYVLAGQIYEALSNVLTTELGATVSKTEINQKFKELEDQMGGSKGLVAALNAQGQTIEGLRETIKGFLLNDKKLDIIKQKISVSDTEIENRFNQQKFTEFEGKSFAEVKDDVKNQILTEKARIYEKSLMENKFNTANFSVSDKTIEPVLNKLKEIIFEKDEYKFTYMDVISQVVNLFFQEGKGYTEEFQTKVRTLLETDLDKKIRIKDKALEAGLSLNQDLLPKYQLEYIAEDYVSQLLGSYKASEEEMRAIFNKYEGAFDIPHTVSGEIIGMAFIPNDEDAKETEAKVAELMKTITKENFAEKAKELSKDPGSAQNGGDLGKANINNYVPEFKEAVAKAEAGTIVGPVKTQFGYHIILVEEKDKDNKDIATLKHILIGVEPGDKTKEETKGKVLEIKDLITSKKLTWENITSDTTGKYKEFGIKDHFSKIKENDKLPVVGYDKAINSKLFSANVGEFIEISLEDSFVIIQKTEDIPYKKVGFDEVKEKLNYIAATEYVTKHLLEI